DNA sequence from the Paenibacillus physcomitrellae genome:
GCGTTCGAACGTATCGGCCGCGATCTGCTGGATGCAGCGGATGGACAATCTTTTCCCTTTTTGCGAAATAAACATCGCTTCTTCTTTGCTTCTCCAAGGATTTAACCGGCTCTCCAGAGCCGCCTCCAGGAAAGGCAGAACCGCTTCCGGAATCGGGATGACTCTCCATTTCCGCCCTTTGCCCAGGACGCTTAACGTCCTCGCTTCCGGATTATAATCCGACAGATTCAAGGCATTGACCTCTCCAACCCGCAGTCCCATGTACCCCATCAGCAGAAAAATCGCGATATTCCGCGTTTTATATTTTCCGCCAATATGCTGGATGAACCGCTCCAACCCATGCTCGTCCAAAAAGACAGGCAGCCGGTTCTTTTCGGTTTTGGATTTCTTGATCCCGGCTGCCGGATTGCCTTCAAGCACTTCCAGCTCGTTCAGCGCCTTGAAGAAACAATGAACCGATGCATGCTTGCGGTTCCGTGTCGCGTCTGAGACGCCTTTTTCCCGGACGGTCGTCAGATAACTGACCATATGCAGCCTTTTTACCCGCTCAAGCGGCTTGCCGTCCAGGCTGTCCAAAAACTCATAAACATCGCTTAAATAAGATCTCTGGGTGTATTTCGTATATCCGGCATCTTTCATCCAAATCACGAAAGCTTCCAATGCTTCCTCATAGAGTTCCGGTAGTTCTTTCATAAGAAGCAGCTCCTCCTTTCAGGAACAAATCGCTTATCCCATTTAAACGCCAACGGCTCAACAGGCCAGACCAACCCGGCCCCCAAGCAAAGCAAAACCGGCCTTCCAGCCGGCAGCTTCGCTCATGTTTCGCTCATTTCGCGCTTTATTGCTCATAAATGGTATTTATTTATCCATCACATCGGCGGAATCCACGGCATCAGCAGCGTCCGCAGTCACCATTCCTCCATCAGCGCCGCCAACCAAATCCAGCACCCCTATGGCAAGGGCTCCGATTGCAGCTGCTTTGGTCAAATTTTTGGCGCCTTGTTTGAGCAGATCCGAATCCTGATCCTTAATGCCCTGTACGACATCTTTGCCGCTCGTATAAATATAACCGATCCCGTCGGTCACGCCGCGAAGCGTAGTTCCCACTGCGGCTCCCATATCTTGGACACCGGTCTCCAGCTTTTCTTCGTTTCGGCTTATCAAGCCGGTTCCCACATCCCAGACACCGCTTGCTGCGTGCCCCAGAACAAGACCTGTCTTGGCCGTGGC
Encoded proteins:
- a CDS encoding tyrosine-type recombinase/integrase, with translation MKELPELYEEALEAFVIWMKDAGYTKYTQRSYLSDVYEFLDSLDGKPLERVKRLHMVSYLTTVREKGVSDATRNRKHASVHCFFKALNELEVLEGNPAAGIKKSKTEKNRLPVFLDEHGLERFIQHIGGKYKTRNIAIFLLMGYMGLRVGEVNALNLSDYNPEARTLSVLGKGRKWRVIPIPEAVLPFLEAALESRLNPWRSKEEAMFISQKGKRLSIRCIQQIAADTFERFQTGVPEARKIAYSSHKLRHSFATMLLRRGADLRTVQELLGHSSIQTTTVYTHITSREKEEAMAKLELRIPI